One Streptomyces sp. V4I8 genomic window carries:
- a CDS encoding DUF6415 family natural product biosynthesis protein, with amino-acid sequence MPGPAAMRAAASWLLDQRTLPRHESLKLWSEDLMAFIGQLISKIEPFFASLSKNDVPARVAMVAVREARRRLHEPEAAGLLGETERVKRLARSVVALCDHHDALTGARMCVACDRPIEDGQASMPYENFSPSAGAKQSGRIHTACASTGRPRR; translated from the coding sequence ATGCCCGGCCCCGCCGCGATGCGCGCCGCCGCTTCCTGGCTCCTCGATCAGCGCACGCTGCCGCGACACGAGAGCCTCAAGCTCTGGTCCGAGGACCTCATGGCCTTCATCGGACAGCTCATTTCCAAGATCGAGCCGTTCTTCGCGAGCCTGTCCAAGAACGACGTGCCCGCCCGCGTGGCTATGGTCGCCGTCAGAGAAGCGCGCCGGCGGCTGCACGAGCCGGAGGCTGCGGGCCTGCTCGGGGAGACCGAGCGCGTGAAGCGGCTCGCCCGCTCCGTCGTGGCCCTGTGCGACCACCACGACGCGCTCACCGGGGCACGCATGTGCGTGGCTTGCGACCGGCCGATCGAGGACGGCCAAGCCTCGATGCCGTACGAGAACTTCAGCCCCTCCGCGGGCGCGAAGCAGTCCGGCCGCATTCACACGGCCTGCGCCAGCACGGGACGTCCCCGCCGCTGA
- a CDS encoding radical SAM protein has translation MTTPTVTGIRSVELETTGRCQLNCRHCCTSSGPKAPAGTMTRQDWLDAITDIAELGIPAVQFIGGEPTLAPYLPQYIDYALGLGLKVEVYSNLTHIRPRLWEAFQRHCHVDLSP, from the coding sequence ATGACCACTCCGACAGTTACAGGCATCCGCTCCGTGGAACTGGAGACCACCGGCCGCTGCCAGCTGAACTGCAGGCACTGCTGCACCAGCTCCGGCCCCAAGGCGCCCGCCGGGACCATGACCCGGCAGGACTGGCTGGACGCCATCACGGACATCGCCGAACTCGGCATCCCCGCTGTCCAGTTCATCGGCGGTGAGCCGACGCTGGCCCCGTACCTGCCGCAGTACATCGACTACGCGCTAGGCCTCGGCCTGAAGGTGGAAGTGTACTCGAACCTCACGCACATCCGGCCGCGGCTGTGGGAGGCCTTCCAGCGGCATTGTCACGTTGATCTGAGTCCGTGA
- a CDS encoding IS110 family transposase has translation MTAGCSSGRRYAVRNEEGRVSKRPGCVWCGIDGGKGHHWAAVVDETGTTVWSKKIDNDESAILTALGEILDLADEVRWAVDISGTPSALLLALLAAHGQQAVYVPGRTVNRMAGAYRGEAKTDARDAYVIAETARHRRDLATIGVPVQLAADLTLLTSHRTDLVADRVRLINRLRDVLTGIFPALERDSGRRTGNLHRPKRYSRRLRRVFYLSAQTSIIREGPNRDFYLKKRGEGLKHVQAIIALARRRASVLWALLRDNRVFTFLPPATQTA, from the coding sequence ATGACAGCGGGGTGTTCCTCGGGCCGACGGTATGCGGTGCGGAACGAGGAGGGGCGAGTGAGTAAACGGCCTGGCTGCGTATGGTGCGGCATCGATGGGGGCAAGGGGCATCACTGGGCGGCGGTGGTTGACGAGACCGGCACCACGGTGTGGTCGAAGAAGATCGACAACGATGAGTCGGCCATCTTGACTGCGCTGGGCGAGATCCTTGACCTGGCCGACGAAGTCCGCTGGGCGGTGGACATCTCCGGGACCCCCTCCGCGCTGCTGCTGGCGCTCCTTGCGGCCCACGGCCAGCAGGCCGTCTACGTACCTGGCCGCACCGTCAACCGGATGGCCGGCGCCTATCGGGGCGAGGCCAAGACCGATGCCCGCGACGCTTACGTGATCGCCGAGACTGCCCGCCACCGACGGGACTTGGCGACCATCGGCGTACCCGTCCAGCTGGCCGCCGACCTGACGCTGCTGACCTCGCACCGGACCGACCTGGTCGCCGACCGGGTGCGGCTGATCAACCGGCTGCGGGATGTGCTCACCGGCATCTTTCCAGCGCTGGAGCGTGACTCCGGCCGCCGAACCGGCAACCTGCACCGGCCCAAACGCTACAGCCGCCGCCTGCGCCGGGTGTTCTACCTGTCCGCGCAGACCAGCATCATCCGCGAGGGCCCGAACCGGGACTTCTATCTCAAGAAGCGCGGCGAAGGACTCAAGCACGTCCAGGCCATCATCGCCCTGGCCCGCCGACGAGCCAGCGTCCTGTGGGCACTTCTGCGCGACAACCGCGTCTTCACCTTCCTTCCGCCAGCCACGCAAACGGCTTGA
- a CDS encoding IS256 family transposase yields MNESSPHAESAEPREEASRRLAGALSPAAIDRLLADAEAAGVGIDGAGGLLQQMMKAVLERALQVEMADHLGYEAGDPAGRGSGNARNGSYPKTLTTVAGPVTVDVPRDRRSEFEPVIVPKGRRRLAQVDDMVLSLYARGMTTRDITAHLKEVYGSEVSPALVSRITDVVADEITAWQNRPVDDVYPILYIDALTVKVRDSGMVTNKSAHLVIGVDVDGIKNVLGIWLQDSEGSKFWLNVLTQLKNRGLRDVLIVCCDGLAGLPEAITTVWEKALVQTCVTHLIRSSMKYVSHGDRKQVAAALKPICTAATESEALTALDELRSNYGKNYPGLIASWERAWEEFIPFLAFDHEIRRVIYTTNAIESLNYQLRKITKTRGHFPSDDAAVKLLYLGIRRIQGRHIDGDGPIPKGRVRGTGTLGWKRAMNHFMPAFPDRLPL; encoded by the coding sequence ATGAACGAGTCCAGCCCGCACGCCGAGTCCGCAGAGCCGCGTGAGGAGGCGTCGAGGCGGCTGGCGGGGGCTTTATCGCCGGCGGCGATCGACCGGCTCCTGGCTGATGCGGAGGCGGCCGGGGTCGGTATTGACGGGGCCGGCGGGCTGCTGCAGCAGATGATGAAGGCGGTGCTGGAGCGGGCTTTGCAGGTGGAGATGGCCGACCATCTCGGTTACGAGGCCGGGGACCCGGCAGGCCGCGGCTCGGGCAACGCCCGCAACGGCTCCTACCCCAAGACGCTCACCACGGTGGCCGGCCCGGTCACGGTGGACGTGCCCAGGGACCGCCGGTCGGAGTTCGAGCCAGTGATCGTACCCAAGGGCCGGCGGCGTCTGGCCCAGGTCGACGACATGGTGCTGTCGCTGTACGCCCGTGGCATGACCACCCGCGACATCACCGCCCACCTCAAAGAGGTCTACGGCAGCGAGGTGTCCCCGGCCCTGGTATCCAGGATCACCGATGTGGTCGCGGACGAGATAACTGCCTGGCAGAACCGCCCTGTTGACGACGTCTACCCCATCCTCTACATCGACGCGCTGACCGTGAAGGTCCGCGACAGCGGCATGGTCACCAACAAGTCCGCCCACCTGGTGATCGGCGTCGACGTGGACGGCATCAAGAACGTACTGGGCATCTGGCTGCAGGACAGCGAGGGCTCGAAATTCTGGCTGAACGTGCTCACCCAGCTGAAGAACCGCGGCCTGCGCGACGTCCTGATCGTGTGCTGCGACGGGCTGGCAGGCCTGCCCGAGGCCATCACCACAGTCTGGGAGAAAGCCCTGGTCCAGACCTGCGTGACCCACTTGATCCGCAGCTCGATGAAATACGTGTCGCACGGTGACCGCAAGCAGGTGGCCGCCGCCCTCAAACCGATCTGCACCGCCGCCACGGAATCCGAGGCACTGACCGCGCTGGACGAGCTCCGGTCAAACTACGGCAAGAACTACCCTGGCCTGATTGCCAGTTGGGAACGGGCCTGGGAAGAATTCATCCCCTTCCTCGCCTTCGACCACGAGATACGCAGGGTCATATACACGACCAACGCCATCGAATCCCTGAACTACCAGCTCCGCAAGATCACCAAGACGCGCGGCCACTTCCCCAGCGACGACGCCGCCGTCAAACTCCTCTACCTCGGCATCCGCCGCATCCAAGGCCGCCACATCGACGGCGACGGCCCCATCCCCAAAGGCCGCGTCCGCGGCACCGGCACCCTCGGCTGGAAACGCGCCATGAACCACTTCATGCCCGCCTTCCCCGACCGCCTCCCCCTCTGA
- a CDS encoding transposase, whose amino-acid sequence MARFPSAAHLASWAGMCPGNYESAGKHSSGKSGPAIRGSRTRSDSPPPRPPAARTPTSHPATNASRSAAARSAPWSPSATPS is encoded by the coding sequence ATGGCCCGCTTCCCCTCGGCCGCCCACCTGGCCTCGTGGGCCGGGATGTGTCCGGGCAACTACGAGTCCGCCGGCAAGCACTCCTCCGGCAAGTCCGGCCCGGCGATCCGTGGCTCAAGAACGCGCTCGGACTCGCCGCCACCGCGGCCGCCCGCAGCAAGAACACCTACCTCGCATCCCGCTACAAACGCATCGCGATCCGCCGCGGCAAGAAGCGCGCCATGGTCGCCGTCGGCCACACCATCCTGA
- the istB gene encoding IS21-like element helper ATPase IstB, translating into MSELVSTRVRSTAGKLGLPHLAEAINEYIRRADEAKMGYLEFLDLVLSEELAVRDDRRFRQGLRLSRLPHHKTLDEYDFSFQPDLDPRKIKDLATLSFVEAKANAALLGPPGVGKTHIAIALAVAACRAGYSIYFTSLDDMVRNLKTAEAAGRLTNKLGTYLRPSVLVVDEVGYQPLERAEANLVFQVISKRYEKGSIILTSNKTFSEWGQVFGDEVLATAILDRLLHHCEVVPINGPSYRLKNRLKAIERETEVA; encoded by the coding sequence TTGAGCGAGCTGGTCTCCACCCGCGTCCGCAGCACGGCCGGCAAGCTCGGCCTGCCCCACCTGGCCGAAGCCATCAACGAGTACATCCGGCGGGCCGACGAAGCGAAGATGGGCTACCTCGAGTTCCTCGACCTGGTCCTGTCCGAGGAACTCGCCGTCCGCGACGACCGGCGCTTCCGCCAGGGCCTGCGGCTGTCGAGGCTTCCACACCACAAGACGCTGGACGAGTACGACTTTTCGTTCCAGCCCGACCTCGACCCGCGCAAAATCAAGGACCTCGCCACCCTCTCCTTCGTGGAAGCCAAGGCGAACGCGGCCCTGCTCGGGCCGCCCGGAGTCGGCAAGACCCACATCGCCATCGCCCTGGCCGTCGCGGCCTGCCGGGCCGGCTACTCGATCTACTTCACCAGCCTCGACGACATGGTCCGCAACCTCAAAACCGCCGAAGCCGCCGGCCGGCTGACCAACAAACTCGGCACCTACCTGCGGCCGAGTGTCCTCGTGGTCGACGAAGTCGGCTACCAGCCCCTCGAACGCGCGGAAGCAAACCTGGTCTTCCAGGTGATCTCCAAGCGCTACGAGAAGGGCTCCATCATCTTGACCTCGAACAAGACTTTCAGCGAGTGGGGCCAAGTCTTCGGCGACGAGGTCCTCGCCACCGCGATCCTCGACCGGCTCCTCCACCACTGCGAAGTCGTCCCCATCAACGGCCCGAGCTACCGACTCAAGAACCGCCTCAAGGCCATCGAGCGGGAAACCGAAGTGGCCTGA
- the istA gene encoding IS21 family transposase — protein MVVLDPQRWLELRRFRGLVESGAMSLSEVAKETGLNWRTVSKYLSADGSASPPRRTVSGQPRRRVVDEVAPLIDAMLRAEVLMKAAVIHERLAKEYGFTGNYQRVKLYVQEARPRIAEELGITPRELAGMHRRFEVIPGAQAQVDWGDEGKTLAHLGIPKVYSFHMVLSYSRDPFCCFTTSLDLQTFFDCHRRAFAHFGGVPMTIVYDRTKTVVRRHVAPGEAVPLHPEAVGFAGHYDFDIDVLAAYRPQGKGRVERQVLIVRDHVLSGRAFSSVEEMDAAFAAWVPQRRAQIHKTHREVIGERAARDHAALKPLPPTPYLVAERHLRPVGKDCLVAFGGNLYSVPARKVRPRQLVEIRATKSQVMLHSTAPDASGETLLAMHPRAVGRGVRIVEEKHWDGLPTGQGRRTTSGDVPPQPRHERVPGEEAGPLQALLHRAAATRIEVGRRPLSVYDELTGTRPFTTHPSTRETS, from the coding sequence ATGGTGGTCTTGGACCCGCAGCGCTGGCTGGAACTCCGGCGTTTTCGTGGCCTGGTCGAGTCCGGGGCCATGAGCCTGTCGGAGGTTGCCAAGGAAACCGGGCTGAACTGGCGGACGGTCAGCAAGTACTTGTCTGCCGACGGGTCGGCGTCGCCGCCGCGTCGGACGGTGAGCGGGCAGCCACGCAGGCGGGTGGTCGATGAGGTCGCCCCGCTGATCGACGCGATGCTTCGGGCCGAGGTCCTGATGAAGGCCGCGGTGATCCACGAGCGGCTGGCCAAGGAGTACGGGTTCACCGGCAACTACCAGCGGGTCAAGCTCTACGTTCAGGAAGCACGCCCGAGGATCGCCGAGGAACTGGGCATCACGCCGAGGGAACTGGCGGGGATGCACCGCCGGTTCGAGGTGATCCCGGGCGCCCAGGCGCAGGTGGACTGGGGTGATGAGGGCAAGACCCTCGCTCACCTGGGCATTCCCAAGGTCTACTCCTTCCACATGGTGCTGTCGTACTCGCGTGACCCGTTCTGCTGCTTCACCACCAGCCTGGATCTGCAGACGTTCTTCGACTGCCACCGGCGGGCGTTCGCGCACTTCGGCGGGGTGCCGATGACGATCGTCTACGACCGCACCAAGACCGTCGTCCGCCGCCACGTCGCCCCCGGCGAGGCGGTCCCGCTGCACCCGGAAGCGGTCGGCTTCGCCGGCCACTACGACTTCGACATCGACGTCCTGGCCGCCTACCGGCCGCAGGGCAAGGGCCGGGTCGAGCGGCAGGTCCTGATCGTGCGCGACCACGTCCTGTCCGGGCGGGCCTTCTCGTCCGTCGAGGAGATGGACGCGGCGTTCGCCGCGTGGGTGCCGCAGCGGCGGGCCCAGATCCACAAGACGCACCGGGAGGTCATCGGTGAGCGGGCGGCCCGGGACCACGCGGCCCTCAAGCCGCTGCCTCCGACGCCGTATCTGGTGGCCGAGCGGCATCTGCGGCCGGTCGGCAAGGACTGTCTGGTCGCCTTCGGCGGGAACCTCTACTCGGTGCCCGCCCGCAAGGTCCGCCCACGCCAGCTGGTGGAGATCAGGGCTACAAAGTCCCAGGTCATGCTGCACTCGACCGCCCCTGATGCCAGCGGGGAAACGCTGTTGGCCATGCACCCGCGGGCAGTCGGCCGCGGTGTCCGCATCGTGGAGGAGAAGCATTGGGACGGTCTGCCCACCGGCCAGGGCCGCCGGACCACCAGCGGCGACGTCCCGCCCCAGCCTCGTCACGAGCGTGTCCCCGGCGAGGAAGCCGGTCCGCTGCAGGCCCTGCTGCACCGGGCCGCGGCCACCCGGATCGAGGTCGGCCGTCGGCCGCTGTCGGTCTATGACGAGCTGACCGGCACCCGTCCCTTCACCACCCACCCGAGCACGAGGGAAACGTCTTGA
- a CDS encoding transposase family protein encodes MSWNVTTGLESDQLEALVVRVHTMLVEDPDPPVVPGRMWALGLYKSVVLVLFLLRQNPVQQAAAELFHISQATVSRRWTTLLPVVETALAEHVPDPADASHGRIVLADGTLVTTWDWASEGTTMFSGKHRDTGFNLQVAATLSGDLLAVSAPVPGSRHDMYAWRQSHFPKAFADRESMGDLGYVGSGMLTARRKPPGQERPVGDKVFNQSIGKLRAAVERAIAHLKDWKVLAIAALSPGSPSSPRPVTALAFYKNGWCSTLRRIVILNR; translated from the coding sequence TTGAGCTGGAACGTTACGACAGGGCTGGAATCGGATCAACTGGAGGCCTTGGTGGTCCGGGTCCACACGATGCTGGTGGAGGACCCCGATCCGCCCGTGGTGCCGGGACGGATGTGGGCGCTGGGCCTGTACAAGTCCGTGGTCCTGGTGTTGTTCCTGCTGCGGCAGAACCCCGTCCAGCAAGCGGCGGCGGAACTGTTCCACATCTCCCAGGCCACCGTCTCGCGCCGGTGGACCACGCTGCTCCCGGTGGTGGAGACGGCCCTGGCCGAGCATGTGCCCGACCCCGCCGACGCCTCACACGGCAGGATCGTCCTGGCCGACGGGACCCTGGTCACCACGTGGGACTGGGCGAGCGAGGGCACCACGATGTTCTCCGGCAAGCATCGTGACACAGGCTTCAACCTGCAGGTCGCCGCCACTCTCAGCGGGGACCTGCTCGCCGTCTCCGCGCCGGTACCCGGCAGCCGGCACGACATGTACGCCTGGCGCCAGTCCCACTTCCCCAAAGCCTTCGCCGACCGGGAGAGCATGGGGGATCTGGGCTATGTCGGCTCCGGCATGCTCACCGCCCGCCGCAAGCCACCCGGTCAGGAACGCCCCGTCGGAGACAAGGTGTTCAACCAGAGCATCGGCAAGCTCCGCGCCGCCGTCGAACGAGCGATCGCACATCTGAAGGACTGGAAGGTCCTCGCTATCGCGGCCCTCTCACCCGGTTCCCCCTCGTCGCCAAGACCGGTCACCGCCCTCGCCTTCTACAAGAACGGCTGGTGCTCGACTTTGCGGAGAATCGTGATCTTGAACAGATAG
- a CDS encoding transposase, with translation MTLPASLLLVLQVTRPCFTKHSFETFCHLVAGMAAQTGRRTVTGMLTGAGLSRLWPHRRAHAFFSEASWDPDQLGLRLARAVVEALLPADAPILAVVDDTLLHRVGRKVFGALWAHDGSGRGKDKLGFGNTWVICAVVVRLPFLAKPVAVPVAARLWRGKATASRTDLALEMVHDLAALFPGRTLHVTGDAAYHSGKVADLPPSVTFTTRLPRNAALSAPTPPKTNKRGRPRKKGRALGSLTAIAQTATWRLAVVERYGRMEFVWITERECLWYGAFKDLPVRLVLIRDLNSTRPYDLALISTDLVSPADDLIERYGTRWPIESIFEHMRQDLGVGQARNRTRRAVERTVPFGLAVYTIVVLWYAAHGHHPADIADRRARQPWYATKATPAFSDMVIKLRRTIIAARHIHNPAGQPGPDEIAAVIRAWEAAAA, from the coding sequence ATGACGTTACCGGCGTCGTTGCTGCTTGTTCTGCAGGTCACTCGTCCGTGTTTCACGAAGCATTCGTTCGAGACGTTCTGCCATCTGGTGGCCGGGATGGCCGCGCAGACGGGGCGGCGTACGGTCACCGGGATGCTGACGGGGGCGGGACTGTCGCGGCTGTGGCCGCACCGCAGGGCCCACGCCTTCTTCTCTGAGGCCTCGTGGGATCCCGACCAGCTCGGCCTGCGCCTGGCCCGAGCCGTGGTCGAAGCCCTGCTCCCAGCGGACGCGCCGATCCTGGCTGTCGTCGACGACACCCTGCTGCACCGGGTCGGCAGGAAGGTCTTCGGGGCGCTGTGGGCGCATGACGGCTCCGGGCGGGGCAAGGACAAGCTCGGGTTCGGCAACACCTGGGTCATCTGCGCGGTCGTGGTCCGCCTGCCCTTCCTCGCCAAGCCGGTCGCTGTGCCGGTGGCCGCCCGGCTGTGGCGGGGCAAGGCCACCGCCTCCCGCACCGACCTGGCCCTGGAGATGGTCCACGACCTGGCCGCGCTCTTCCCCGGCCGCACTCTCCACGTCACCGGCGACGCTGCCTACCACTCCGGCAAGGTCGCCGACCTGCCCCCGTCGGTCACCTTCACCACCCGACTCCCGCGCAACGCCGCCCTGTCCGCGCCGACCCCGCCCAAGACCAACAAGCGGGGACGGCCCCGCAAGAAGGGCAGGGCGCTGGGCTCACTGACCGCGATTGCCCAGACGGCGACATGGCGCCTTGCCGTCGTGGAGCGTTACGGGCGCATGGAGTTCGTGTGGATCACCGAGAGGGAATGCCTGTGGTACGGAGCCTTCAAGGACCTCCCGGTCCGCCTCGTCCTGATCCGCGACCTGAACTCGACCCGCCCGTACGACCTCGCTCTGATCAGCACCGACCTGGTCAGTCCCGCCGACGACCTCATTGAACGGTACGGCACGCGCTGGCCGATCGAATCGATCTTCGAGCACATGCGCCAGGATCTCGGCGTCGGCCAGGCCCGCAACCGCACCCGGCGCGCGGTGGAGCGCACCGTCCCCTTCGGCCTGGCCGTCTACACCATCGTCGTCCTCTGGTACGCCGCCCACGGGCACCACCCCGCCGACATCGCCGACCGGCGCGCACGACAGCCCTGGTACGCGACGAAGGCGACCCCGGCGTTCAGCGACATGGTGATCAAGCTTCGCCGGACGATCATCGCCGCCCGCCATATTCACAACCCTGCAGGTCAACCCGGTCCCGATGAAATCGCCGCGGTCATCCGCGCCTGGGAAGCAGCCGCGGCGTAG
- a CDS encoding radical SAM protein has protein sequence MAGKRRLLHVLADAGVIWLQMTGGEPLIDPDFPEAYEYAHALGMQVEVLSNGSRLHKDHIQDLFAWLPPSRMSLSVYGATADAYDTVTRNRGAFDRFSTGLDKAVSAGLNLDLSLIITRQNAHEADAMRAWARRLGLPFREYANLSPTIHGTAEPLPSQSPEHLTHRAPFTGCPAGVRFFHADPFGRASICKVGREPNVDLITEGVEGLARLGGIAGSLMLRTGGCSGCQLSGTCRVCRPMAKVFQEAKAPLHHYCQHGKKEVAR, from the coding sequence ATGGCCGGTAAACGGCGGCTGCTGCACGTCCTGGCCGATGCCGGGGTGATCTGGCTCCAGATGACCGGCGGTGAGCCGCTGATCGACCCGGACTTCCCCGAGGCGTACGAGTATGCGCATGCGCTGGGGATGCAGGTGGAAGTGCTGTCGAACGGCTCGCGCCTCCACAAGGATCACATCCAGGACCTGTTCGCCTGGCTGCCGCCGTCGCGGATGTCGCTCAGCGTGTACGGGGCGACGGCCGACGCGTACGACACGGTGACCCGCAACCGGGGCGCCTTCGACCGGTTCTCCACCGGGCTGGACAAGGCTGTCAGTGCCGGGCTGAACCTCGATCTGAGCCTGATCATCACGCGGCAGAACGCGCACGAGGCCGACGCGATGCGCGCGTGGGCGCGGCGGCTGGGGCTGCCGTTCCGGGAGTACGCGAACCTGTCCCCGACGATCCACGGCACGGCCGAGCCGCTGCCGTCGCAGTCGCCCGAACACCTCACCCACCGGGCGCCGTTCACCGGCTGCCCGGCCGGCGTCAGGTTCTTCCACGCCGACCCGTTCGGCCGCGCGTCGATCTGCAAGGTCGGTCGCGAACCGAACGTCGACCTGATCACCGAGGGCGTGGAAGGACTCGCCCGACTCGGCGGCATTGCCGGGTCCCTCATGCTTCGCACCGGAGGATGCTCCGGCTGTCAGCTCTCCGGCACGTGCCGGGTCTGTCGGCCCATGGCGAAGGTCTTCCAGGAGGCGAAGGCACCACTGCACCACTACTGCCAGCACGGAAAGAAGGAGGTTGCACGATGA
- a CDS encoding phosphotransferase: MPTVCLTEIPADVLALIEAVQAGPVLKAETLNAGLNSEIAARVHTADGTLFVKGLRQEHCRVWTQQREADVNWYVNGIAPALTWRIQAGGWDLLAFEDVPGRHADYAPGSSDLPLVAEVIGRLSTIQAPDTIVRTMPDRMKAHTSTPELFAGDTLCHTDWFPTNVLITNRAVVVDWAWASRGAAWIDPALWVVWLINSGHTPTQAEKWAARIPAWNIAPPAAIDAFARAAVSVWEEIADGQTQPWVLDILNAARTWRTHR; encoded by the coding sequence ATGCCGACCGTGTGCCTGACTGAGATTCCCGCCGACGTCCTGGCGCTGATCGAGGCCGTCCAAGCGGGGCCCGTACTCAAGGCGGAGACCCTGAACGCGGGCCTGAACAGCGAGATCGCCGCCCGCGTCCACACCGCCGACGGCACACTGTTCGTCAAGGGCCTGCGACAGGAGCACTGCCGGGTATGGACACAGCAGCGTGAGGCGGACGTCAACTGGTACGTGAACGGGATCGCCCCGGCCCTGACGTGGCGCATCCAGGCGGGCGGATGGGATCTCCTCGCCTTCGAGGACGTCCCCGGCCGCCACGCCGACTACGCCCCCGGTTCCTCAGACCTGCCGCTTGTGGCAGAGGTGATCGGCCGCCTGTCCACGATCCAGGCCCCGGACACCATCGTGCGGACCATGCCCGACCGTATGAAGGCCCACACCAGCACACCCGAGCTGTTCGCCGGCGACACCCTCTGTCACACCGACTGGTTCCCCACCAACGTCCTCATCACCAACCGTGCCGTGGTCGTCGACTGGGCATGGGCCTCCCGCGGCGCCGCATGGATCGACCCCGCCCTGTGGGTCGTGTGGCTGATCAACTCCGGCCACACCCCCACCCAGGCCGAAAAGTGGGCCGCGCGCATCCCGGCATGGAACATCGCACCCCCGGCGGCCATCGACGCCTTCGCCCGCGCCGCCGTCAGCGTCTGGGAGGAGATCGCCGACGGCCAGACACAACCCTGGGTGCTCGACATCCTCAACGCCGCCCGCACATGGCGCACTCACCGCTGA
- a CDS encoding transposase, producing MGLFGKGSWLSQKRRKFTPEYREEAVKMVIETSRPVARELGLVEGTLGIWVNAYRRENVGEEPPLTVDERERLREQERELRELRQKVAFLEKVAAYFAKDPR from the coding sequence GTGGGTCTGTTCGGAAAGGGAAGTTGGTTGTCGCAGAAACGTAGGAAGTTCACTCCTGAGTATCGGGAAGAGGCCGTGAAGATGGTGATCGAGACGTCACGTCCGGTCGCCCGGGAACTCGGACTTGTCGAAGGCACGCTCGGGATTTGGGTCAACGCCTACCGCCGTGAGAACGTGGGAGAGGAGCCGCCCCTGACGGTGGATGAACGGGAACGGCTCCGCGAGCAGGAACGCGAACTGAGGGAACTGCGGCAGAAGGTCGCTTTCCTGGAAAAAGTCGCAGCGTACTTTGCCAAGGATCCTCGGTGA
- a CDS encoding IS3 family transposase: MSDKFEFIDAEYATSTTNTEEIPSVAKMCDWLEVSRSGFYEWQSRPISATARRREELKLLITKSFEDSDGTYGYRRVHADLTAWGVACGPELVRDLMRELDLQACQPRPWRHSLTENDGRAGPIPDLVNRDFTAEAPGRKMVGDIT; the protein is encoded by the coding sequence GTGAGCGACAAGTTCGAGTTCATCGATGCCGAGTACGCGACATCCACCACGAACACCGAAGAGATACCGTCGGTCGCGAAGATGTGTGACTGGCTGGAAGTGTCCCGCTCCGGATTCTACGAATGGCAGAGCCGGCCGATTTCGGCGACCGCCCGGCGACGGGAGGAACTGAAATTACTGATCACCAAGTCTTTCGAGGATTCTGACGGCACCTACGGCTACCGCCGCGTCCACGCCGACCTCACCGCCTGGGGCGTGGCCTGCGGGCCCGAACTCGTGCGTGACCTCATGCGGGAGCTGGACCTCCAGGCGTGCCAGCCACGGCCGTGGCGCCATAGTCTCACCGAGAACGACGGCCGGGCCGGCCCGATCCCCGACCTCGTGAACCGCGACTTCACCGCCGAAGCGCCCGGCCGAAAAATGGTCGGTGACATCACTTAA
- a CDS encoding DDE-type integrase/transposase/recombinase: protein MPTWEGWLFLATVIECHTKAVTGWAMDDNYKTPLVEAAIEMAARNHPLSEDAIFHSDRDSNYTSEQFTKTLDRLGIRQSVGRTGICYEVSRRRESHPPPLSEPCVNLATHTAPIVEPVGNAPCFQ, encoded by the coding sequence ATTCCGACCTGGGAGGGCTGGCTATTTCTCGCCACTGTCATCGAATGCCACACCAAAGCCGTGACGGGCTGGGCGATGGACGACAACTACAAGACCCCGCTCGTCGAGGCCGCCATCGAAATGGCGGCGCGCAATCATCCGCTCTCCGAGGACGCCATATTCCACTCGGACCGCGACAGTAATTACACCTCGGAGCAATTCACCAAGACGCTGGACAGATTGGGCATCCGGCAATCAGTCGGACGGACCGGAATCTGTTACGAGGTGAGTCGGCGGCGGGAATCTCACCCACCGCCGCTCTCAGAACCGTGCGTGAACCTCGCGACTCACACGGCTCCCATTGTTGAACCAGTAGGCAACGCGCCATGCTTCCAATGA